The window GCAGGATGCTTAAAATAAAACCGAAAGCGCCTTCCCGAATCCCTTTGCACCCTTCGCTCAGTAACCCAAAAAGCAGTGCCTTGTTCTGAAACATAAACCGAACCGCCTCTTTATGCTGCACCTGTTTGGTTTTATTTTTGGGTTTCGGCAGACGCATGGCACCGATCGCTGTAACCATTGCAATAGCAAAAGCAAGCCCGAATACCGTATTGTATCCAGTGATACCCCCAAGGCCGGAAATCATGGCGCCCGCCAGAAGGGGAACAACGGAGTTTACTATCGATGTTATGATACTGATAATAGCCATACCGCTGTCACGGTTGTCCAAATCTGTGAACTCCGTGAAAAGCTGGCTGTAGCTGATCCAGTAAAATGCATTGGCAAGGCCGCTTGTAACACCCAGAAGTACAACATAATCCGCCGCATGGGTATTGAGCATAATCAACTGCAGATACAGTATATTAAATCCAAGTATTCCAAGAACGGACACAACGCCGGAATTAAACCGATGCACCACCGCCGCCGAAAAAAACATTCCTATGGCCGTACCAAAAAAGTTCAGGCAGTTGTAAATCAGCACAATGTCCATATTCCCCGTCTGACTCATCAAAAAGGTATTAATGAAAACATTCGGCAAACCGGTAAAAATGATAAATCCGGTATGGACAAACAGAAATTGATAATATGCTGTTCCAAGTGCTTCGCCGCTCACGGCCCTGCGAAGATGACCGATAAAAGTTATGTTCGGCATAGTTCCCCTATACTTAACAGCCGCCCGGCAACTTGATTGTCGGGCGGCCTCATTTCAATGCATAATCGTTATTTTAGTCGACATTTTTCGCAGCGCATATAATGCTTTGCTTACTTCGCTGCAATATGATCATTTAATTTTTTCACCATATCATCTGCATCAACGCCATGTACCATGCACGCCTGCTCAAGAGTTTCGCCCCGGGACGAAGGGCAGCCCAGACAATGCATGCCCATTTCCATAAAAAAAGGTGCCGTCGTTTTATCAATATCTAGAATATCACCGATAATCGTATCTTTTGTTATAACAGCCATTATTTGAATCCTCCAGAATTTTATAAATTTCATCTATATTATAATACCCGTACGCAAGCTTTGCAATACATTTCTATTTTTGGGTAAAATAAAATACCCCGGAAATAAATCCGGGGTACCTGGTCACGAATAAGAAATATATGCTTATTCTTCCCTCATCTTTGCAAAGCACTCGCTGCAATACACA of the uncultured Caproiciproducens sp. genome contains:
- a CDS encoding MFS transporter; translated protein: MPNITFIGHLRRAVSGEALGTAYYQFLFVHTGFIIFTGLPNVFINTFLMSQTGNMDIVLIYNCLNFFGTAIGMFFSAAVVHRFNSGVVSVLGILGFNILYLQLIMLNTHAADYVVLLGVTSGLANAFYWISYSQLFTEFTDLDNRDSGMAIISIITSIVNSVVPLLAGAMISGLGGITGYNTVFGLAFAIAMVTAIGAMRLPKPKNKTKQVQHKEAVRFMFQNKALLFGLLSEGCKGIREGAFGFILSILLFRMIHSEVLVGFNTFLSSLMAVISFIIISRRIKGTNRIRYMTIAVIGLLIFGIISVLIMNPMILIVYTVINSFFSGFIVNSSFGAFLDAVQILPGADSLRPELFAQKELFLATGRCVGIFIIMLIDRLSASSLVWLSVSLVILTLTQIGTIAACRQAMKLVSEISAKERV
- a CDS encoding DUF1858 domain-containing protein; translation: MAVITKDTIIGDILDIDKTTAPFFMEMGMHCLGCPSSRGETLEQACMVHGVDADDMVKKLNDHIAAK